Proteins from one Mercurialis annua linkage group LG7, ddMerAnnu1.2, whole genome shotgun sequence genomic window:
- the LOC126656058 gene encoding RING-H2 finger protein ATL78-like: protein MSTSTTTTAQLFQQLGDFYSRRLLLNTPAAPPPNSHDVASETYTGNNTFDANVIMVLSVLLCALICSLGLNSIIRCVLRCSILVASQSSDTATIARLANTGVKRKALKTFPTINYSPDLNLPGLDTECVICLAEFTVGERVRLLPKCNHGFHVKCIDKWLGSHSSCPTCRHSLIETCQKIVGCSPAEPAVQEIIVNIAPLEPEGLVRNYRS, encoded by the coding sequence ATGTCAACTTCTACAACAACAACAGCTCAACTATTTCAACAACTTGGTGATTTCTATTCTAGAAGATTGCTACTAAATACTCCAGCAGCACCTCCTCCTAATAGCCACGACGTCGCCTCAGAAACGTACACCGGAAATAACACTTTCGACGCAAATGTCATTATGGTCCTGTCAGTGCTCTTGTGTGCTCTAATTTGCTCACTGGGACTTAATTCCATCATCAGGTGTGTATTAAGGTGCTCCATTTTAGTAGCTTCACAATCTTCTGATACAGCTACCATAGCTCGATTAGCCAATACAGGCGTCAAACGAAAGGCGTTAAAGACTTTCCCGACGATAAACTACTCACCCGACTTGAACCTGCCTGGATTAGACACAGAGTGTGTGATCTGTCTCGCGGAGTTTACAGTTGGTGAGCGCGTCCGGCTTCTTCCCAAATGCAACCATGGATTCCATGTCAAATGCATTGATAAATGGCTCGGTTCACACTCGTCTTGCCCTACTTGTAGGCACAGCCTAATCGAGACCTGTCAAAAGATCGTCGGTTGCAGCCCTGCGGAGCCTGCAGTACAAGAAATTATAGTAAATATTGCACCATTAGAACCTGAAGGATTGGTACGCAATTATAGGAGCTAG